A genomic stretch from Streptomyces sp. QL37 includes:
- a CDS encoding ATP-dependent DNA helicase — protein sequence MSSSFTTRNGPHRQARRRAPGAYRLVRTPPGSVDPPLLDAPQRAVVDHRDGPLLVLAGPGTGKTTTLVETVARRVARGTDPARILVLTFSRKAAVELRDRMAARLGGTRGPQATTFHSYCYALVRAHQDADLFADPLRLLSGPEQDVTVRELLAGQLGLEQAGLAHVRWPDELRACLTTRGFADEVRAVLARSRELGLGPDALAAFARRTGRPDWGAAAQFLAEYLDVLDAQGVLDYAELVHRAVLLAERPEVAAELARSYDAVLVDEYQDTDPAQVRLLHALAGNRGAAAPGTGGGRTLIAFGDPDQSIYAFRGADVNGILDFPDTFRRADGAPAPVGVLTTSRRSGAKLLEATRLLTRRMPLTRLPSAKVRAHRELSAVRGGGRVEAYTYPTPSTELENIADLLRRAHLEEGVPWRDMAVLVRAGGRSIPAVRRALTSAGVPLEVDGDDLPLRHEPAVAPLLTALRTVATAAMTPAVPEDPHDGSGSGQEARGPNPDDGAGGEARGPLDTETALALLTSPLGSMDAADLRRLGRALRDEERAAGNRVPPPSGELLARALAEPERLATHDPAYARGAQRLGALLQRARELLESGGTAEEALWILWNGTPWPGRLERAALRGGAGGRNADRDLDAVCALFDTAARAEERTGGRGALNFLEEVDAQDIAADTLSRRSVRPDAVRLMTAHRSKGLEWRLVVVAGVQEGLWPDLRRRGSLLEADRIGRDGLAEPLTPGALLAEERRLFYVAATRARERLIVTAVKAPADDGDQPSRFLTELGTEPRDVTGRPRRPLAVASLVAELRATTVDPAASEALRDAAAQRLARLAALTDDEGQPLVPAAHPYRWWGLDEPTRSEVPLRDRDRPVALSGSALDQLANTCALQWFLGREVKADAPATAAQGFGNVVHVLADEVASGRTGADLDVLMERLDSVWDGLVFDAPWKSQQEKDQARDALERFLRWHVMDRGGRTPTASEHDFDVTLEAGEYAVRIRGSMDRVEQDTEGRAYVVDFKTGKGAPTKDEVASHPQLAVYQLAVREGAVDEVFDGRRPEAGGAELVQLRQPAPKKEGGDALPKVQAQEPLSGEWVSDLLATAAGRVLDERFTPTTGQHCTHCAFKASCSAQPEGRQIIE from the coding sequence GTGAGCTCCTCCTTCACCACCCGGAACGGCCCGCACCGTCAGGCACGGCGGCGGGCCCCGGGCGCGTACCGGCTGGTGCGCACGCCGCCGGGATCCGTGGACCCCCCTCTCCTGGACGCACCGCAGCGGGCCGTGGTTGACCACCGGGACGGCCCGCTGCTGGTCCTCGCCGGACCCGGCACGGGGAAGACCACGACGCTGGTCGAGACGGTGGCCCGGCGCGTGGCCCGCGGGACCGACCCCGCGCGCATCCTCGTCCTCACCTTCAGCCGCAAGGCGGCCGTCGAACTCCGCGACAGGATGGCCGCCCGGCTCGGCGGCACCCGGGGCCCGCAGGCCACCACCTTCCACTCGTACTGCTACGCCCTGGTCCGTGCCCACCAGGACGCCGACCTGTTCGCCGATCCGCTGCGCCTGCTCTCGGGGCCCGAGCAGGACGTCACCGTCCGTGAACTCCTCGCCGGACAGCTCGGCCTGGAGCAGGCGGGGCTGGCCCATGTCCGCTGGCCCGACGAGCTGCGGGCGTGCCTGACCACCCGGGGCTTCGCCGACGAGGTGCGCGCGGTGCTGGCCCGCAGCCGCGAGCTGGGGCTGGGCCCGGACGCGCTGGCCGCCTTCGCCCGCCGCACGGGCCGACCCGACTGGGGCGCCGCCGCCCAGTTCCTCGCCGAGTACCTGGACGTCCTCGACGCCCAGGGGGTCCTCGACTACGCGGAACTGGTCCACCGCGCGGTCCTGCTCGCCGAGCGGCCGGAGGTGGCGGCGGAGCTGGCCCGGAGCTACGACGCGGTACTCGTCGACGAGTACCAGGACACGGACCCCGCCCAGGTGCGGCTGCTGCACGCGCTGGCCGGGAACCGGGGCGCCGCCGCACCGGGCACCGGCGGGGGCCGGACGCTGATCGCCTTCGGCGACCCCGACCAGTCGATCTACGCCTTCCGGGGCGCCGATGTGAACGGCATCCTCGACTTCCCGGACACCTTCCGCCGGGCCGACGGCGCTCCCGCACCCGTCGGGGTCCTCACCACCTCCCGCCGCTCCGGCGCGAAGCTGCTGGAGGCCACCCGGCTGCTCACCCGCCGGATGCCGCTCACCCGCCTGCCCTCGGCCAAGGTCCGCGCCCACCGCGAGCTGTCCGCCGTGCGCGGAGGCGGCCGTGTCGAGGCGTACACCTATCCGACGCCCTCCACGGAGCTGGAGAACATCGCCGACCTGCTCCGGCGCGCGCACCTCGAAGAGGGAGTGCCCTGGAGGGACATGGCGGTCCTCGTACGCGCCGGCGGACGTTCCATCCCCGCCGTGCGCCGGGCGCTCACCTCCGCGGGAGTCCCTTTGGAGGTGGACGGCGACGATCTTCCACTGCGCCACGAGCCGGCGGTCGCCCCGCTCCTGACCGCCCTGCGCACCGTCGCCACGGCGGCGATGACCCCCGCCGTGCCCGAGGATCCGCACGACGGGTCCGGGAGCGGCCAGGAAGCGCGCGGCCCGAACCCGGACGACGGAGCCGGCGGGGAAGCGCGCGGACCGCTCGACACCGAGACCGCCCTCGCCCTCCTCACCTCGCCGCTCGGCTCCATGGACGCCGCCGACCTGCGCCGTCTCGGCCGGGCCCTGCGCGACGAGGAGCGGGCCGCCGGGAACCGCGTACCGCCGCCCTCCGGGGAGCTGCTGGCCCGGGCGCTCGCCGAGCCCGAGCGCCTGGCCACACACGATCCGGCGTACGCCCGCGGAGCGCAGCGCCTCGGCGCGCTCCTGCAGAGGGCCCGCGAACTCCTGGAGAGCGGCGGCACCGCGGAGGAGGCCCTGTGGATCCTGTGGAACGGCACCCCCTGGCCCGGCCGTCTCGAGCGGGCGGCGCTGCGCGGCGGTGCGGGCGGCCGGAACGCCGACCGGGACCTCGACGCCGTATGCGCCCTGTTCGACACCGCGGCACGCGCCGAGGAGCGCACCGGCGGACGCGGCGCGCTCAACTTCCTGGAGGAGGTCGACGCCCAGGACATCGCCGCCGACACGCTGTCCCGGCGGTCCGTGCGGCCCGACGCCGTGCGCCTGATGACCGCCCACCGCTCCAAGGGCCTGGAGTGGCGCCTGGTGGTCGTCGCCGGTGTCCAGGAAGGGCTCTGGCCCGACCTGCGCCGCCGGGGATCGCTCCTGGAGGCGGACCGCATCGGGCGCGACGGCCTGGCCGAACCGCTCACCCCGGGGGCGCTCCTGGCCGAGGAGCGCCGCCTGTTCTACGTGGCCGCGACCCGGGCCCGTGAACGCCTGATCGTCACCGCCGTCAAGGCCCCCGCCGACGACGGCGACCAGCCCTCCCGCTTCCTCACCGAGCTCGGCACCGAGCCCCGGGACGTCACCGGACGCCCCCGCCGGCCGCTCGCGGTGGCCTCGCTCGTCGCCGAGCTCAGGGCGACGACCGTCGACCCCGCCGCCTCGGAGGCCCTGCGCGACGCCGCCGCACAACGGCTCGCCCGGCTCGCGGCGCTCACCGACGACGAGGGCCAGCCGCTCGTGCCCGCGGCCCACCCCTACCGCTGGTGGGGGCTGGACGAGCCGACCCGCTCCGAGGTCCCGCTGCGTGACCGTGACCGCCCGGTCGCGCTCTCCGGAAGCGCGCTCGACCAGCTGGCCAACACCTGCGCCCTCCAGTGGTTCCTGGGCCGGGAGGTCAAGGCCGACGCCCCGGCGACGGCGGCCCAGGGATTCGGCAACGTGGTCCACGTCCTCGCGGACGAGGTGGCCTCCGGGCGTACGGGCGCCGACCTGGACGTCCTCATGGAGCGTCTGGACTCCGTATGGGACGGCCTGGTCTTCGACGCACCCTGGAAGTCGCAGCAGGAGAAGGACCAGGCGCGCGACGCCCTGGAACGCTTCCTGCGCTGGCATGTCATGGACCGCGGGGGCAGGACCCCCACCGCGAGCGAACACGACTTCGACGTCACCCTCGAAGCGGGCGAGTACGCCGTGCGCATCCGGGGCTCGATGGACCGGGTCGAACAGGACACCGAGGGCCGGGCCTACGTCGTCGACTTCAAGACGGGCAAGGGGGCGCCGACCAAGGACGAGGTGGCGTCCCACCCTCAGCTCGCCGTGTACCAGCTGGCGGTCAGGGAAGGCGCCGTCGACGAGGTCTTCGACGGCCGCCGCCCCGAGGCCGGCGGCGCCGAGCTCGTCCAGCTGCGCCAGCCCGCCCCCAAGAAGGAGGGCGGTGACGCCCTTCCCAAGGTGCAGGCGCAGGAACCCCTCTCCGGGGAATGGGTCTCCGACCTGCTGGCCACGGCCGCCGGCCGGGTCCTGGACGAACGGTTCACCCCCACGACCGGCCAGCACTGCACCCACTGCGCGTTCAAGGCGTCGTGCAGCGCGCAGCCCGAAGGCCGGCAGATCATCGAATGA
- a CDS encoding ATP-dependent DNA helicase, producing MSSRITDPEQLKELLGIPFTPEQTACITAPPAPQVIVAGAGSGKTTVMAARVVWLVGTGQVAPEQVLGLTFTNKAAGELSERVRKALVAAGVTDPDVIDPDNPPGEPSISTYHAFAGRLLTDHGLRIGLEPTTRLLADATRYQLAARVLREAPGPYPALTRSFPTLVSDLLALDAELAEHLVRPEQLAEHDTALLHTLETARLTNAELRKLPETAEARRELLQLTRRYRAAKRGRDLLDFGDQIALSAELALTRPEVGAILRDEFRVVLLDEYQDTSVAQRLLLAALFGGGGGSGTAGHAVTAVGDPCQAIYGWRGASVANLDDFPHHFPHADGTPATRYSLSENRRSGGRLLHLANGLAEPLRAMHEGVEALRPAPGAERDGTVRCALLRTHAEEIDWLGDSIAHLVRTGTAPGEIAVLCRTAGDFPRIQAALVARDIPVEVVGLSGLLHLPEVADLVAVCEVLQDPGANASLVRLLTGPRWRIGPRDLALLGRRARLLVHRSTAGDEADPDRRLAEAVEGIDPAEVISLADALDTFLESGGSEDDQLPFSAEARVRFARLATELRDLRRSLADPLMDVLHRVLATTGLEVELSASPHALAARRRETLANFLDVAAGFAAVDGEATLLAFLGFLRTAAQYEKGLDNALPGGENTVKVLTAHKSKGLEWDVVAVPGLVGGQFPSTQSRDAWTSQSQVLPHALRGDAATLPALHSFDAKGLKAFKEELKGHQHTEELRLGYVTFTRPRSLLLGSGHWWGPSQKKPRGPSAFLDALYEHCAAGHGEIEVWADEPGEDEENPALQEKDADQAWPLPLDDTAMARRRAARDTVLAHLEALAATPVPDVYEAQEPPHDDEPPYEDEPPYEDEVPPYDEEDAPYDDPFPDGEPVVSTVRAPSPDGGQDPDGTGPPPHGTAPAPHVPAARAPADEALTPEETRALASWDRDLDALAGELRRARAAVRDVVVPATLSATQLLHLADDPDGFARELARPMPRPPQPAARRGTRFHAWVESRFEELPLPMLGPDELPGGDDSDADIADERDLAELKEAFERTAYARRTPYRVETPFQITLGGRVIRGRIDAVYRTGDSYEIVDWKTSRHRTADPLQLAVYRLAWAELHGLPLEAVEATFLYVRTGETSRPTGLPGREELEKLLLDEPPPRGR from the coding sequence GTGTCCTCCCGTATCACCGATCCCGAGCAGCTGAAGGAACTCCTCGGGATCCCCTTCACCCCGGAGCAGACGGCCTGCATCACCGCGCCGCCCGCTCCGCAGGTGATCGTGGCCGGAGCCGGCTCGGGGAAGACGACCGTGATGGCCGCCCGGGTCGTGTGGCTCGTCGGGACCGGGCAGGTCGCCCCGGAGCAGGTCCTCGGCCTGACCTTCACGAACAAGGCCGCCGGTGAGCTCTCCGAGCGCGTCCGCAAGGCCCTCGTCGCGGCCGGGGTCACCGACCCCGACGTCATCGACCCGGACAACCCTCCGGGCGAACCCAGCATCTCGACCTACCACGCCTTCGCAGGCCGCCTCCTCACCGACCACGGCCTGCGGATAGGCCTCGAACCCACCACCCGGCTCCTCGCCGACGCCACCCGCTACCAGCTCGCCGCCCGGGTGCTGCGCGAGGCCCCCGGCCCGTACCCGGCTCTCACCCGGTCCTTCCCCACCCTCGTCAGTGATCTGCTGGCCCTGGACGCCGAGCTCGCCGAACACCTCGTACGGCCCGAGCAGCTCGCCGAGCACGACACCGCGCTGCTCCACACCCTGGAGACGGCCAGGCTCACCAACGCCGAGCTGCGCAAGCTCCCCGAGACGGCGGAGGCCCGCCGCGAGCTCCTCCAGCTGACCCGGCGCTACCGGGCGGCCAAGCGCGGCCGGGACCTCCTCGACTTCGGGGACCAGATCGCCCTCTCCGCCGAGCTGGCACTCACCCGGCCCGAGGTCGGTGCCATCCTCCGCGACGAATTCCGGGTGGTCCTGCTCGACGAGTACCAGGACACCTCCGTCGCCCAGCGGCTGCTCCTGGCCGCGCTGTTCGGCGGGGGCGGCGGGAGCGGCACGGCGGGGCACGCCGTCACCGCCGTCGGCGACCCCTGCCAGGCGATCTACGGCTGGCGCGGCGCCTCCGTGGCCAACCTCGACGACTTCCCGCACCACTTCCCGCACGCCGACGGCACCCCGGCCACCCGCTACTCCCTCAGCGAGAACCGCCGCAGCGGCGGCCGTCTCCTCCATCTCGCCAACGGCCTCGCCGAACCCCTGCGCGCCATGCACGAGGGTGTCGAGGCACTGCGCCCCGCACCCGGAGCCGAGCGGGACGGCACGGTCCGGTGTGCCCTCCTGCGCACCCACGCCGAGGAGATCGACTGGCTCGGCGACTCGATCGCCCACCTCGTGCGGACGGGGACGGCACCCGGGGAGATCGCCGTCCTGTGCCGGACCGCGGGAGACTTCCCCCGCATCCAGGCAGCCCTCGTCGCCCGGGACATCCCGGTCGAGGTCGTCGGTCTGTCCGGGCTGCTGCACCTCCCCGAGGTCGCCGACCTCGTCGCCGTCTGCGAGGTCCTCCAGGACCCCGGGGCCAACGCCTCCCTGGTCCGGCTGCTGACCGGGCCGCGCTGGCGCATCGGGCCCCGGGACCTCGCCCTCCTGGGGCGCCGCGCCCGCCTCCTCGTCCACCGCTCCACCGCCGGTGACGAGGCCGACCCGGACCGGCGCCTGGCCGAGGCCGTCGAGGGCATCGACCCCGCCGAGGTGATCTCGCTCGCCGACGCCCTCGACACCTTTCTGGAGTCCGGCGGGTCCGAGGACGACCAGCTGCCCTTCTCCGCCGAGGCCCGCGTCCGCTTCGCCCGCCTCGCCACCGAGCTCCGCGACCTCCGCCGCTCGCTGGCGGACCCCCTCATGGACGTACTCCACCGGGTCCTCGCGACCACCGGCCTCGAAGTGGAGCTCTCCGCGTCGCCGCACGCCCTGGCCGCGCGCCGCCGCGAGACCCTCGCCAACTTCCTGGACGTCGCGGCCGGCTTCGCCGCGGTGGACGGGGAGGCGACCCTGCTCGCCTTCCTCGGCTTCCTGCGCACCGCCGCGCAGTACGAGAAGGGCCTGGACAACGCGCTGCCCGGCGGCGAGAACACCGTGAAGGTCCTCACCGCCCACAAGTCCAAGGGGCTGGAATGGGACGTCGTCGCCGTCCCCGGCCTCGTCGGCGGCCAGTTCCCCAGCACACAGTCCCGGGACGCGTGGACCTCGCAGTCCCAGGTCCTCCCGCATGCCCTGCGCGGCGACGCGGCCACGCTCCCCGCCCTCCACTCCTTCGACGCCAAGGGCCTCAAGGCGTTCAAGGAGGAGCTGAAGGGCCATCAGCACACCGAGGAGCTCCGCCTCGGCTACGTCACCTTCACCCGCCCCCGCAGCCTGCTGCTCGGCTCCGGCCACTGGTGGGGCCCGTCCCAGAAGAAGCCCCGCGGACCGTCCGCCTTCCTGGACGCGCTGTACGAGCACTGTGCGGCCGGACACGGCGAGATCGAGGTCTGGGCCGACGAGCCCGGGGAGGACGAGGAGAACCCGGCACTCCAGGAGAAGGACGCCGACCAGGCCTGGCCGCTCCCGCTCGACGACACCGCCATGGCCCGCCGCCGCGCCGCCCGGGACACCGTGCTGGCGCACCTGGAGGCACTGGCGGCCACGCCCGTACCGGATGTGTACGAGGCGCAGGAGCCGCCCCATGACGACGAGCCTCCGTACGAGGACGAGCCTCCGTACGAGGACGAGGTGCCGCCTTACGACGAGGAGGACGCCCCGTACGACGACCCGTTCCCGGACGGTGAGCCCGTCGTCTCCACCGTCCGGGCCCCGTCGCCGGACGGCGGCCAGGATCCGGACGGCACCGGGCCGCCTCCACACGGAACGGCCCCCGCCCCGCACGTGCCGGCCGCCCGTGCCCCGGCGGACGAAGCCCTCACCCCGGAGGAGACCCGTGCCCTCGCCTCCTGGGACCGGGACCTCGACGCCCTCGCCGGTGAGCTGCGCCGCGCCCGCGCGGCCGTGCGCGACGTCGTCGTACCGGCCACGCTCTCCGCCACCCAGCTCCTGCACCTCGCCGACGACCCTGACGGCTTCGCGCGGGAGCTCGCCCGCCCCATGCCCCGCCCTCCGCAGCCCGCAGCCCGCCGGGGCACCCGCTTCCACGCCTGGGTGGAGTCCCGGTTCGAGGAGCTGCCGCTGCCCATGCTGGGCCCGGACGAACTCCCCGGGGGCGACGACAGCGACGCGGACATCGCCGACGAGCGTGACCTCGCCGAGCTCAAGGAGGCCTTCGAGCGCACCGCGTACGCCCGGCGCACTCCGTACCGCGTCGAGACCCCGTTCCAGATCACCCTCGGAGGCCGGGTGATCCGCGGCCGGATCGACGCGGTCTACCGCACCGGCGACTCGTACGAGATCGTCGACTGGAAGACCAGCAGGCACCGCACGGCCGACCCGCTCCAGCTCGCCGTCTACCGCCTGGCCTGGGCCGAACTGCACGGTCTGCCGCTGGAAGCGGTCGAGGCGACCTTCCTCTACGTGCGTACCGGCGAGACGTCCCGCCCCACGGGGCTGCCGGGCCGGGAGGAGCTGGAGAAGCTCCTGCTGGACGAGCCACCTCCCCGGGGCCGATAG
- a CDS encoding dipeptidase — translation MSDTPDSAVRTYTEQHRAAFLDDLAEWLRIPSVSAQPEHDGDVRRSAEWLSAKLAETGFPVTEIWETPGAPAVFAEWPSEDPDAPVVLVYGHHDVQPAAREDGWSSDPFDPVIRDGRMYGRGAADDKGQVFFHTLGVRAHLAATGRTAPAVHLKLLVEGEEESGSPHFRALAEERSARLAADAVIVSDTGMWDENTPTVCTGMRGLAECEIELYGPDQDIHSGSFGGAVPNPATALARLVAALHDTEGRVAVPGFYDGVAELTETERALFAELPFDEDVWLRTAASHAAEGEAGYSTLERVWARPTAEVNGIGGGYQGAGSKTVIPSSALVKLSFRLVAGQDPERIQEAVRTWAEARIPAGVRHRITFAPATRPCLTPLDHPALQAVARAMGRAFGTKILFTREGGSGPAADLQDVLGAPVLFLGISVPSDGWHGPDEKVELDLLLKGVETTAHLWGELADALR, via the coding sequence ATGAGCGACACCCCGGACAGCGCCGTCCGTACGTACACCGAGCAGCACCGCGCGGCCTTCCTCGACGACCTCGCCGAGTGGCTGCGCATCCCGTCCGTGTCCGCTCAGCCGGAGCACGACGGGGACGTACGGCGCAGTGCCGAGTGGCTGTCCGCCAAGCTCGCGGAGACCGGGTTCCCGGTCACCGAGATCTGGGAGACGCCGGGCGCTCCGGCGGTCTTCGCCGAGTGGCCCTCGGAGGACCCGGACGCACCCGTCGTCCTCGTCTACGGCCACCACGACGTGCAGCCCGCGGCCCGCGAGGACGGCTGGAGCAGCGACCCGTTCGACCCGGTGATCCGCGACGGCAGGATGTACGGACGCGGTGCGGCCGACGACAAGGGCCAGGTGTTCTTCCACACACTCGGAGTCCGCGCCCACCTCGCCGCGACCGGCCGCACGGCCCCCGCCGTGCACCTCAAGCTCCTGGTCGAGGGCGAGGAGGAGTCGGGCTCGCCGCACTTCCGCGCGCTGGCCGAGGAGCGGTCGGCCCGCCTCGCGGCCGATGCCGTGATCGTCTCCGACACCGGCATGTGGGACGAGAACACCCCGACCGTCTGCACGGGTATGCGCGGCCTCGCGGAGTGCGAGATCGAGCTGTACGGGCCGGACCAGGACATCCACTCCGGGTCCTTCGGCGGTGCGGTGCCCAACCCCGCGACCGCACTCGCCCGCCTCGTCGCGGCCCTCCACGACACGGAGGGCAGGGTCGCGGTCCCCGGCTTCTACGACGGCGTCGCCGAGCTCACCGAGACAGAACGCGCCCTCTTCGCGGAGCTGCCCTTCGACGAGGACGTATGGCTGCGCACGGCCGCCTCCCACGCCGCTGAGGGTGAGGCCGGCTACTCCACCCTGGAGCGCGTCTGGGCCCGCCCCACCGCCGAGGTCAACGGCATCGGCGGCGGTTACCAGGGGGCGGGCAGCAAGACCGTCATCCCCTCGTCCGCCCTGGTGAAGCTGAGCTTCCGGCTGGTCGCGGGCCAGGACCCGGAGCGGATCCAGGAAGCGGTCCGCACCTGGGCCGAGGCCCGGATCCCGGCCGGAGTCCGCCACCGGATCACCTTCGCCCCCGCCACCCGCCCCTGTCTGACGCCTCTGGACCATCCCGCCCTCCAAGCGGTGGCCCGGGCCATGGGGCGGGCCTTCGGGACGAAGATCCTCTTCACCCGCGAGGGAGGCTCGGGCCCCGCCGCCGACCTTCAGGACGTACTCGGCGCACCGGTCCTCTTCCTGGGCATCTCCGTACCGTCCGACGGCTGGCACGGCCCCGACGAGAAGGTCGAACTCGACCTGCTCCTCAAAGGCGTGGAGACCACCGCCCACCTGTGGGGCGAGCTGGCCGACGCACTCCGCTGA
- the nudC gene encoding NAD(+) diphosphatase: protein MSTFDNATADRPIGLTAPSGIDRAAHHRLDEAWLAAAWSHPTTRVFVVSGGQALIDDTPDGGTELVMTPAFEAPVTETHRYFLGTDEDGVSYFALQKDSLPGRMDQSARPAGLREAGMLLGPRDAGLMVHAVALENWQRLHRFCSRCGERTVIAAAGHIRRCQACGAEHYPRTDPAVIMLVTDDQDRALLGRQVHWPEGRFSTLAGFVEPGESIEQSVAREVFEEAGVVIGEVEYIASQPWPFPSSLMLGFMARATSSEIDVDGEEIEEARWFSREELTAAFDSGEVLPPFGVSIAARLIELWYGKPLPKPGAIG from the coding sequence GTGAGCACCTTCGACAACGCCACCGCAGACCGCCCGATCGGTCTCACCGCGCCCAGCGGCATCGACCGCGCCGCGCACCACCGGCTCGACGAGGCCTGGCTCGCCGCGGCCTGGAGCCACCCGACGACCAGAGTCTTCGTCGTCTCCGGGGGCCAGGCGCTCATCGACGACACCCCCGACGGCGGCACCGAGCTCGTCATGACACCCGCCTTCGAGGCGCCCGTCACCGAGACCCACCGCTACTTCCTGGGCACCGACGAGGACGGCGTGAGCTACTTCGCGCTCCAGAAGGACTCCCTTCCGGGCCGCATGGACCAGTCCGCACGGCCCGCCGGTCTCCGTGAGGCCGGGATGCTCCTCGGCCCGCGTGACGCCGGACTGATGGTGCACGCGGTCGCTCTGGAGAACTGGCAGCGGCTGCACCGCTTCTGCTCACGCTGCGGCGAGCGCACCGTCATCGCGGCGGCGGGGCACATCCGCCGTTGCCAGGCCTGCGGGGCAGAGCACTACCCGCGCACCGACCCCGCCGTGATCATGCTGGTCACGGACGACCAGGACCGTGCCCTGCTGGGACGCCAGGTGCACTGGCCCGAGGGCCGCTTCTCGACCCTCGCCGGCTTCGTCGAGCCGGGGGAGTCGATCGAGCAGTCCGTGGCCCGCGAGGTGTTCGAGGAGGCCGGGGTCGTCATCGGCGAGGTCGAGTACATCGCCAGCCAGCCCTGGCCGTTCCCCTCCAGCCTGATGCTCGGCTTCATGGCGCGCGCCACCTCCTCCGAGATCGACGTGGACGGCGAGGAGATCGAGGAGGCCCGCTGGTTCTCCCGCGAGGAGCTGACCGCCGCCTTCGACTCGGGTGAGGTCCTGCCCCCGTTCGGCGTCTCGATCGCGGCGCGTCTGATCGAGCTCTGGTACGGCAAGCCGCTCCCGAAGCCCGGCGCCATCGGCTGA
- a CDS encoding mycoredoxin gives MPGTVTMYSTTWCGYCRRLKGQMDREGIAYTEVNIEQDPESAAFVEKANGGNQTVPTVLVVPSQGGSEVVMTNPSLAQVKQALGV, from the coding sequence ATGCCGGGCACTGTGACGATGTACAGCACCACATGGTGCGGCTACTGCCGCCGGCTCAAGGGGCAGATGGACCGCGAAGGCATCGCGTACACCGAGGTCAACATCGAGCAGGACCCGGAGTCGGCGGCCTTCGTCGAGAAGGCGAACGGCGGGAACCAGACGGTTCCGACGGTCCTGGTGGTTCCCTCGCAGGGAGGCTCCGAGGTCGTCATGACCAACCCGAGCCTCGCTCAGGTGAAGCAGGCGCTCGGCGTCTGA